In Camelus ferus isolate YT-003-E chromosome 10, BCGSAC_Cfer_1.0, whole genome shotgun sequence, the following proteins share a genomic window:
- the LRRN4CL gene encoding LRRN4 C-terminal-like protein gives MPRPPCLLWLLAVTFSLVPRAQPLAAGDSEEDEKAKTPLPAVPCDYDRCRHLQVPCNELQRASPTACLCPGLSSAAQPPEPPRLGEVRVEAEVGRAVVHWCAPFSPVHQYWLLLWEGGAAPQKGPHLNSTVRQAELEGLKPGGAYVVCVVAANAAGESSVPGPQSRGLDSAGGPAFGPCGRLTVPPRPLTVLHAAVGVGSALALLSCSALVWHFCLRDRWGCPRRGRQNRRGL, from the coding sequence ATGCCGCgccctccctgccttctgtggCTCCTGGCTGTCACCTTCTCCTTGGTTCCCAGGGCGCAGCCCTTGGCCGCCGGAGACTCTGAAGAAGACGAGAAAGCTAAGACACCTTTGCCGGCTGTCCCCTGTGACTATGACCGCTGCCGCCACCTGCAGGTGCCCTGCAACGAGCTGCAGAGGGCCAGCCCGACGGCCTGCCTGTGCCCCGGCCTCTCCAGCGCAGCGCAGCCGCCCGAGCCGCCGCGCCTGGGCGAAGTGCGCGTGGAGGCCGAGGTCGGCCGCGCCGTGGTGCACTGGTGCGCCCCCTTCTCCCCGGTCCACCAGTACTGGCTGCTGCTTTGGGAAGGCGGCGCGGCTCCGCAGAAGGGCCCCCACCTCAACTCGACGGTCCGCCAAGCAGAACTGGAGGGCCTGAAGCCCGGGGGCGCGTACGTCGTCTGCGTGGTGGCTGCCAACGCGGCCGGAGAAAGCAGCGTGCCCGGGCCCCAGAGCCGGGGCCTCGACAGCGCGGGCGGCCCAGCCTTCGGGCCCTGCGGCCGGCTGACCGTGCCGCCGCGGCCGCTCACAGTGCTGCACGCGGCCGTGGGCGTGGGCTCGGCGCTGGCCCTGCTCAGCTGCTCCGCCCTGGTCTGGCACTTCTGCCTGCGCGACCGCTGGGGCTGCCCCCGCCGAGGCCGCCAGAACCGCAGGGGGCTCTGA
- the BSCL2 gene encoding seipin isoform X3 — MSKEMVDQREEGEAGGKETCRDQIKESDKEEEPPAASSHGQGWRPGGRTPRNSRPEPGARPPALPNMVNDPPVPALLWAQEMGHVLAGRARKLLLQFGVLFCTILLLLWVSVFLYGSFYYSYMPTVSHLSPVHFYYRTDCDSSTSLLCSFPVANVSLVKGGRDRVLMYGQPYRITLELELPESRVNQDLGMFLVTISCYTRGGRIISTSSRSVMLHYRSDLLQMLDTLVFSSLLLFGFAEQKQVLEVELYPEYRENSYVPTTGAIIEIHSRRIQLYGAYLRIHAHFTGLRYLLYNFPVTCAFIGVASNFTFLSVIVLFSYMQWVWGGIWPRHRFSLQVNIRKRDSSRKEGQRRISASQPGGTGPQGQEESTQLSPVTEDGENQADPSGPEGQLCEEEKSDQQPLSGEEELEPEASDGSWEDAALLTEANLPASAPALAPETVGSSEPSAGTVRQRPICSSS; from the exons ATGTCTAAAGAAATGGTAGAccaaagagaagaaggagaagctggaggaaaaGAGACATGCAGAGACCAGATCAAAGAATCGGACAAAGAAGAG GAACCACCAGCTGCTTCATCCCATGGCCAGGGGTGGCGTCCAGGTGGCAGAACACCTAGGAACTCAAGGCCTGAACCCGGGGCCAGACCCCCTGCACTCCCCAACATGGTCAATGACCCACCAGTACCTGCCTTACTGTGGGCCCAGGAGATGGGCCACGTCCTGGCAGGCCGTGCCCGCAAGCTGCTGCTGCAGTTTGGGGTGCTGTTCTGTAccatcctcctcctgctctgggtGTCTGTCTTCCTCTATGGCTCCTTCTACTATTCCTACATGCCGACAGTCAGCCACCTCAGCCCTGTGCATTTCTACTACAG GACCGACTGTGATTCCTCCACCTCCTTACTTTGCTCCTTCCCTGTTGCCAATGTCTCACTGGTTAAGGGTGGCCGTGATCGG GTGCTGATGTATGGCCAGCCATACCGCATTACCTTAGAGCTTGAGCTGCCAGAGTCTCGTGTGAATCAAGATCTGGGCATGTTCTTGGTCACCATTTCATGCTACACCAGAGGCGGCCGAATCATCTCCACCTCTTCACGCTCC GTGATGCTGCATTACCGCTCGGACCTGCTCCAGATGTTGGACACTCTGGTCTTCTCCAGCCTCCTGCTGTTTGGCTTTGCAGAGCAGAAGCAGGTCCTGGAGGTGGAACTATACCCAGAATACAGAGAGAACTCG TATGTGCCGACCACCGGGGCCATCATCGAGATCCACAGCAGGCGCATCCAGCTATACGGAGCCTACCTGCGCATCCACGCCCACTTCACTGGGCTCAG GTACCTGCTGTACAACTTCCCAGTGACGTGCGCCTTCATCGGCGTCGCCAGCAACTTCACCTTCCTCAGCGTCATCGTGCTCTTCAGCTACATGCAGTGGGTGTGGGGGGGCATCTGGCCCCGGCACCGCTTCTCTTTACAG GTGAACATCCGAAAAAGGGACAGTTCCCGAAAGGAAGGCCAGCGAAGGATCTCTGCCTCTCAGCCAG GAGGCACAGGGCCCCAAGGCCAGGAGGAGTCCACTCAGCTGTCACCTGTTACAGAGGATGGTGAGAACCAGGCAGATCCTTCGGGGCCAG AGGGCCAGCTGTGTGAGGAGGAGAAATCAGATCAGCAGCCCCTGAGTGGAGAGGAGGAGCTAGAGCCCGAGGCCAGTGACG GCTCCTGGGAAGATGCAGCTCTGCTGACGGAGGCCAACCTGCCTGCTTCTGCCCCTGCCCTTGCCCCAGAGACCGTGGGCAGTTCTGAACCCTCTGCAGGCACTGTCCGACAGCGCCCCATTTGCTCCAGTTCCTGA
- the BSCL2 gene encoding seipin isoform X4 — MSKEMVDQREEGEAGGKETCRDQIKESDKEEEPPAASSHGQGWRPGGRTPRNSRPEPGARPPALPNMVNDPPVPALLWAQEMGHVLAGRARKLLLQFGVLFCTILLLLWVSVFLYGSFYYSYMPTVSHLSPVHFYYRTDCDSSTSLLCSFPVANVSLVKGGRDRVLMYGQPYRITLELELPESRVNQDLGMFLVTISCYTRGGRIISTSSRSVMLHYRSDLLQMLDTLVFSSLLLFGFAEQKQVLEVELYPEYRENSYVPTTGAIIEIHSRRIQLYGAYLRIHAHFTGLRYLLYNFPVTCAFIGVASNFTFLSVIVLFSYMQWVWGGIWPRHRFSLQVNIRKRDSSRKEGQRRISASQPGPQGQEESTQLSPVTEDGENQADPSGPEGQLCEEEKSDQQPLSGEEELEPEASDGSGSWEDAALLTEANLPASAPALAPETVGSSEPSAGTVRQRPICSSS; from the exons ATGTCTAAAGAAATGGTAGAccaaagagaagaaggagaagctggaggaaaaGAGACATGCAGAGACCAGATCAAAGAATCGGACAAAGAAGAG GAACCACCAGCTGCTTCATCCCATGGCCAGGGGTGGCGTCCAGGTGGCAGAACACCTAGGAACTCAAGGCCTGAACCCGGGGCCAGACCCCCTGCACTCCCCAACATGGTCAATGACCCACCAGTACCTGCCTTACTGTGGGCCCAGGAGATGGGCCACGTCCTGGCAGGCCGTGCCCGCAAGCTGCTGCTGCAGTTTGGGGTGCTGTTCTGTAccatcctcctcctgctctgggtGTCTGTCTTCCTCTATGGCTCCTTCTACTATTCCTACATGCCGACAGTCAGCCACCTCAGCCCTGTGCATTTCTACTACAG GACCGACTGTGATTCCTCCACCTCCTTACTTTGCTCCTTCCCTGTTGCCAATGTCTCACTGGTTAAGGGTGGCCGTGATCGG GTGCTGATGTATGGCCAGCCATACCGCATTACCTTAGAGCTTGAGCTGCCAGAGTCTCGTGTGAATCAAGATCTGGGCATGTTCTTGGTCACCATTTCATGCTACACCAGAGGCGGCCGAATCATCTCCACCTCTTCACGCTCC GTGATGCTGCATTACCGCTCGGACCTGCTCCAGATGTTGGACACTCTGGTCTTCTCCAGCCTCCTGCTGTTTGGCTTTGCAGAGCAGAAGCAGGTCCTGGAGGTGGAACTATACCCAGAATACAGAGAGAACTCG TATGTGCCGACCACCGGGGCCATCATCGAGATCCACAGCAGGCGCATCCAGCTATACGGAGCCTACCTGCGCATCCACGCCCACTTCACTGGGCTCAG GTACCTGCTGTACAACTTCCCAGTGACGTGCGCCTTCATCGGCGTCGCCAGCAACTTCACCTTCCTCAGCGTCATCGTGCTCTTCAGCTACATGCAGTGGGTGTGGGGGGGCATCTGGCCCCGGCACCGCTTCTCTTTACAG GTGAACATCCGAAAAAGGGACAGTTCCCGAAAGGAAGGCCAGCGAAGGATCTCTGCCTCTCAGCCAG GGCCCCAAGGCCAGGAGGAGTCCACTCAGCTGTCACCTGTTACAGAGGATGGTGAGAACCAGGCAGATCCTTCGGGGCCAG AGGGCCAGCTGTGTGAGGAGGAGAAATCAGATCAGCAGCCCCTGAGTGGAGAGGAGGAGCTAGAGCCCGAGGCCAGTGACG gTTCAGGCTCCTGGGAAGATGCAGCTCTGCTGACGGAGGCCAACCTGCCTGCTTCTGCCCCTGCCCTTGCCCCAGAGACCGTGGGCAGTTCTGAACCCTCTGCAGGCACTGTCCGACAGCGCCCCATTTGCTCCAGTTCCTGA
- the BSCL2 gene encoding seipin isoform X2, whose translation MSKEMVDQREEGEAGGKETCRDQIKESDKEEEPPAASSHGQGWRPGGRTPRNSRPEPGARPPALPNMVNDPPVPALLWAQEMGHVLAGRARKLLLQFGVLFCTILLLLWVSVFLYGSFYYSYMPTVSHLSPVHFYYRTDCDSSTSLLCSFPVANVSLVKGGRDRVLMYGQPYRITLELELPESRVNQDLGMFLVTISCYTRGGRIISTSSRSVMLHYRSDLLQMLDTLVFSSLLLFGFAEQKQVLEVELYPEYRENSYVPTTGAIIEIHSRRIQLYGAYLRIHAHFTGLRYLLYNFPVTCAFIGVASNFTFLSVIVLFSYMQWVWGGIWPRHRFSLQVNIRKRDSSRKEGQRRISASQPGTGPQGQEESTQLSPVTEDGENQADPSGPEGQLCEEEKSDQQPLSGEEELEPEASDGSGSWEDAALLTEANLPASAPALAPETVGSSEPSAGTVRQRPICSSS comes from the exons ATGTCTAAAGAAATGGTAGAccaaagagaagaaggagaagctggaggaaaaGAGACATGCAGAGACCAGATCAAAGAATCGGACAAAGAAGAG GAACCACCAGCTGCTTCATCCCATGGCCAGGGGTGGCGTCCAGGTGGCAGAACACCTAGGAACTCAAGGCCTGAACCCGGGGCCAGACCCCCTGCACTCCCCAACATGGTCAATGACCCACCAGTACCTGCCTTACTGTGGGCCCAGGAGATGGGCCACGTCCTGGCAGGCCGTGCCCGCAAGCTGCTGCTGCAGTTTGGGGTGCTGTTCTGTAccatcctcctcctgctctgggtGTCTGTCTTCCTCTATGGCTCCTTCTACTATTCCTACATGCCGACAGTCAGCCACCTCAGCCCTGTGCATTTCTACTACAG GACCGACTGTGATTCCTCCACCTCCTTACTTTGCTCCTTCCCTGTTGCCAATGTCTCACTGGTTAAGGGTGGCCGTGATCGG GTGCTGATGTATGGCCAGCCATACCGCATTACCTTAGAGCTTGAGCTGCCAGAGTCTCGTGTGAATCAAGATCTGGGCATGTTCTTGGTCACCATTTCATGCTACACCAGAGGCGGCCGAATCATCTCCACCTCTTCACGCTCC GTGATGCTGCATTACCGCTCGGACCTGCTCCAGATGTTGGACACTCTGGTCTTCTCCAGCCTCCTGCTGTTTGGCTTTGCAGAGCAGAAGCAGGTCCTGGAGGTGGAACTATACCCAGAATACAGAGAGAACTCG TATGTGCCGACCACCGGGGCCATCATCGAGATCCACAGCAGGCGCATCCAGCTATACGGAGCCTACCTGCGCATCCACGCCCACTTCACTGGGCTCAG GTACCTGCTGTACAACTTCCCAGTGACGTGCGCCTTCATCGGCGTCGCCAGCAACTTCACCTTCCTCAGCGTCATCGTGCTCTTCAGCTACATGCAGTGGGTGTGGGGGGGCATCTGGCCCCGGCACCGCTTCTCTTTACAG GTGAACATCCGAAAAAGGGACAGTTCCCGAAAGGAAGGCCAGCGAAGGATCTCTGCCTCTCAGCCAG GCACAGGGCCCCAAGGCCAGGAGGAGTCCACTCAGCTGTCACCTGTTACAGAGGATGGTGAGAACCAGGCAGATCCTTCGGGGCCAG AGGGCCAGCTGTGTGAGGAGGAGAAATCAGATCAGCAGCCCCTGAGTGGAGAGGAGGAGCTAGAGCCCGAGGCCAGTGACG gTTCAGGCTCCTGGGAAGATGCAGCTCTGCTGACGGAGGCCAACCTGCCTGCTTCTGCCCCTGCCCTTGCCCCAGAGACCGTGGGCAGTTCTGAACCCTCTGCAGGCACTGTCCGACAGCGCCCCATTTGCTCCAGTTCCTGA
- the BSCL2 gene encoding seipin isoform X1, with the protein MSKEMVDQREEGEAGGKETCRDQIKESDKEEEPPAASSHGQGWRPGGRTPRNSRPEPGARPPALPNMVNDPPVPALLWAQEMGHVLAGRARKLLLQFGVLFCTILLLLWVSVFLYGSFYYSYMPTVSHLSPVHFYYRTDCDSSTSLLCSFPVANVSLVKGGRDRVLMYGQPYRITLELELPESRVNQDLGMFLVTISCYTRGGRIISTSSRSVMLHYRSDLLQMLDTLVFSSLLLFGFAEQKQVLEVELYPEYRENSYVPTTGAIIEIHSRRIQLYGAYLRIHAHFTGLRYLLYNFPVTCAFIGVASNFTFLSVIVLFSYMQWVWGGIWPRHRFSLQVNIRKRDSSRKEGQRRISASQPGGTGPQGQEESTQLSPVTEDGENQADPSGPEGQLCEEEKSDQQPLSGEEELEPEASDGSGSWEDAALLTEANLPASAPALAPETVGSSEPSAGTVRQRPICSSS; encoded by the exons ATGTCTAAAGAAATGGTAGAccaaagagaagaaggagaagctggaggaaaaGAGACATGCAGAGACCAGATCAAAGAATCGGACAAAGAAGAG GAACCACCAGCTGCTTCATCCCATGGCCAGGGGTGGCGTCCAGGTGGCAGAACACCTAGGAACTCAAGGCCTGAACCCGGGGCCAGACCCCCTGCACTCCCCAACATGGTCAATGACCCACCAGTACCTGCCTTACTGTGGGCCCAGGAGATGGGCCACGTCCTGGCAGGCCGTGCCCGCAAGCTGCTGCTGCAGTTTGGGGTGCTGTTCTGTAccatcctcctcctgctctgggtGTCTGTCTTCCTCTATGGCTCCTTCTACTATTCCTACATGCCGACAGTCAGCCACCTCAGCCCTGTGCATTTCTACTACAG GACCGACTGTGATTCCTCCACCTCCTTACTTTGCTCCTTCCCTGTTGCCAATGTCTCACTGGTTAAGGGTGGCCGTGATCGG GTGCTGATGTATGGCCAGCCATACCGCATTACCTTAGAGCTTGAGCTGCCAGAGTCTCGTGTGAATCAAGATCTGGGCATGTTCTTGGTCACCATTTCATGCTACACCAGAGGCGGCCGAATCATCTCCACCTCTTCACGCTCC GTGATGCTGCATTACCGCTCGGACCTGCTCCAGATGTTGGACACTCTGGTCTTCTCCAGCCTCCTGCTGTTTGGCTTTGCAGAGCAGAAGCAGGTCCTGGAGGTGGAACTATACCCAGAATACAGAGAGAACTCG TATGTGCCGACCACCGGGGCCATCATCGAGATCCACAGCAGGCGCATCCAGCTATACGGAGCCTACCTGCGCATCCACGCCCACTTCACTGGGCTCAG GTACCTGCTGTACAACTTCCCAGTGACGTGCGCCTTCATCGGCGTCGCCAGCAACTTCACCTTCCTCAGCGTCATCGTGCTCTTCAGCTACATGCAGTGGGTGTGGGGGGGCATCTGGCCCCGGCACCGCTTCTCTTTACAG GTGAACATCCGAAAAAGGGACAGTTCCCGAAAGGAAGGCCAGCGAAGGATCTCTGCCTCTCAGCCAG GAGGCACAGGGCCCCAAGGCCAGGAGGAGTCCACTCAGCTGTCACCTGTTACAGAGGATGGTGAGAACCAGGCAGATCCTTCGGGGCCAG AGGGCCAGCTGTGTGAGGAGGAGAAATCAGATCAGCAGCCCCTGAGTGGAGAGGAGGAGCTAGAGCCCGAGGCCAGTGACG gTTCAGGCTCCTGGGAAGATGCAGCTCTGCTGACGGAGGCCAACCTGCCTGCTTCTGCCCCTGCCCTTGCCCCAGAGACCGTGGGCAGTTCTGAACCCTCTGCAGGCACTGTCCGACAGCGCCCCATTTGCTCCAGTTCCTGA
- the BSCL2 gene encoding seipin isoform X5: MVNDPPVPALLWAQEMGHVLAGRARKLLLQFGVLFCTILLLLWVSVFLYGSFYYSYMPTVSHLSPVHFYYRTDCDSSTSLLCSFPVANVSLVKGGRDRVLMYGQPYRITLELELPESRVNQDLGMFLVTISCYTRGGRIISTSSRSVMLHYRSDLLQMLDTLVFSSLLLFGFAEQKQVLEVELYPEYRENSYVPTTGAIIEIHSRRIQLYGAYLRIHAHFTGLRYLLYNFPVTCAFIGVASNFTFLSVIVLFSYMQWVWGGIWPRHRFSLQVNIRKRDSSRKEGQRRISASQPGGTGPQGQEESTQLSPVTEDGENQADPSGPEGQLCEEEKSDQQPLSGEEELEPEASDGSGSWEDAALLTEANLPASAPALAPETVGSSEPSAGTVRQRPICSSS; encoded by the exons ATGGTCAATGACCCACCAGTACCTGCCTTACTGTGGGCCCAGGAGATGGGCCACGTCCTGGCAGGCCGTGCCCGCAAGCTGCTGCTGCAGTTTGGGGTGCTGTTCTGTAccatcctcctcctgctctgggtGTCTGTCTTCCTCTATGGCTCCTTCTACTATTCCTACATGCCGACAGTCAGCCACCTCAGCCCTGTGCATTTCTACTACAG GACCGACTGTGATTCCTCCACCTCCTTACTTTGCTCCTTCCCTGTTGCCAATGTCTCACTGGTTAAGGGTGGCCGTGATCGG GTGCTGATGTATGGCCAGCCATACCGCATTACCTTAGAGCTTGAGCTGCCAGAGTCTCGTGTGAATCAAGATCTGGGCATGTTCTTGGTCACCATTTCATGCTACACCAGAGGCGGCCGAATCATCTCCACCTCTTCACGCTCC GTGATGCTGCATTACCGCTCGGACCTGCTCCAGATGTTGGACACTCTGGTCTTCTCCAGCCTCCTGCTGTTTGGCTTTGCAGAGCAGAAGCAGGTCCTGGAGGTGGAACTATACCCAGAATACAGAGAGAACTCG TATGTGCCGACCACCGGGGCCATCATCGAGATCCACAGCAGGCGCATCCAGCTATACGGAGCCTACCTGCGCATCCACGCCCACTTCACTGGGCTCAG GTACCTGCTGTACAACTTCCCAGTGACGTGCGCCTTCATCGGCGTCGCCAGCAACTTCACCTTCCTCAGCGTCATCGTGCTCTTCAGCTACATGCAGTGGGTGTGGGGGGGCATCTGGCCCCGGCACCGCTTCTCTTTACAG GTGAACATCCGAAAAAGGGACAGTTCCCGAAAGGAAGGCCAGCGAAGGATCTCTGCCTCTCAGCCAG GAGGCACAGGGCCCCAAGGCCAGGAGGAGTCCACTCAGCTGTCACCTGTTACAGAGGATGGTGAGAACCAGGCAGATCCTTCGGGGCCAG AGGGCCAGCTGTGTGAGGAGGAGAAATCAGATCAGCAGCCCCTGAGTGGAGAGGAGGAGCTAGAGCCCGAGGCCAGTGACG gTTCAGGCTCCTGGGAAGATGCAGCTCTGCTGACGGAGGCCAACCTGCCTGCTTCTGCCCCTGCCCTTGCCCCAGAGACCGTGGGCAGTTCTGAACCCTCTGCAGGCACTGTCCGACAGCGCCCCATTTGCTCCAGTTCCTGA
- the GNG3 gene encoding guanine nucleotide-binding protein G(I)/G(S)/G(O) subunit gamma-3, protein MKGETPVNSTMSIGQARKMVEQLKIEASLCRIKVSKAAADLMTYCDAHACEDPLITPVPTSENPFREKKFFCALL, encoded by the exons ATGAAAGGGGAGACCCCTGTGAACAGCACTATGAGTATTGGGCAAGCCCGCAAGATGGTGGAACAGCTTAAGATTGAGGCCAGCTTGTGCCGGATTAAG GTGTCCAAGGCAGCAGCAGACCTGATGACTTATTGTGATGCCCACGCCTGTGAGGACCCCCTCATCACCCCTGTGCCCACTTCGGAGAACCCCTTCCGGGAGAAGAAATTCTTCTGTGCCCTCCTCTGA